In the Malus domestica chromosome 16, GDT2T_hap1 genome, one interval contains:
- the LOC114821950 gene encoding protein C2-DOMAIN ABA-RELATED 7-like → MNNILGLLRLRIKRGINLAIRDVKTSDPYVMVTMGSQKLKTKVIKRNCNPQWDQDLTLSITDLEEPIHLQVYDKDTLTVDDKMGDADIGIKPYVECLKMGLDADALPKGCALMKVLPNRTNCLSTESCCGWENGKIVQDMILKLRNVECGEIVVQIEWINLPGSKGLEGV, encoded by the coding sequence ATGAACAACATCCTCGGACTTCTCCGGCTTCGGATAAAGCGAGGAATAAACCTCGCCATCCGCGACGTCAAGACGAGTGATCCGTACGTGATGGTTACCATGGGATCGCAGAAACTGAAGACGAAAGTGATAAAAAGGAACTGCAACCCTCAATGGGACCAGGATCTGACGCTTTCGATCACCGACTTGGAAGAACCCATCCATCTGCAAGTGTACGACAAAGACACGTTAACCGTGGACGACAAGATGGGGGATGCAGACATAGGCATCAAACCCTACGTCGAGTGTCTGAAGATGGGGTTGGACGCGGACGCCCTCCCGAAGGGCTGCGCCCTTATGAAAGTTCTGCCCAACAGGACCAACTGCCTCTCCACCGAGAGCTGTTGCGGTTGGGAAAATGGCAAGATTGTTCAGGACATGATTCTCAAACTGCGAAACGTCGAGTGCGGTGAAATCGTGGTGCAGATTGAGTGGATCAACCTTCCTGGTTCTAAAGGTTTAGAAGGAGTCTAG
- the LOC103419276 gene encoding uncharacterized protein codes for MASTSTYSTIYLQTNAQKLSFPSKPATKTSHTNLSFPCSLQFATKFVCVKSSSTAYNEVVVDEEMDRIRRLQNGSDVRGVALEGEKGRIVDLTPAAVEAIAESFGEWVIDGLEKQQGQLVEKVRVSLGKDPRISGPNLSVAVFSGLGRAGCLVFDMGLATTPACFMSTILPPFSYDASIMMTASHLPYTRNGLKFFTKKGGLSSPEVEDICNRAARKYANRLAKVSTLLNVPPSRVDFMSSYAKHLRDIIKERVNHPLHYETPLQGFQIVVNAGNGSGGFFTWDVLDKLGADTFGSLYLNPDGMFPNHIPNPEDKTAMAVTRAAVLENSADLGIVFDTDVDRSGVVDNKGNPINGDKLIALISAIVLREHPGTTIVTDARTSMALTRFITNRGGHHCLYRVGYRNVIDKGVQLNKEGIETHLMMETSGHGALKENHFLDDGAYMVVKIIIEMVRMKLAGSDEGVGNIIKDLEEPSESIELRMNVISEPRYAKEKAVEAIEMFREYVEEGRLEGWELDSCGDCWVSEGCLVDSNDASAAAVDAHMYRAKVSDEEHGQHGWVHIRQSIHNPNIAVNMQSTAPGRCRTMTRVLLDKFLIASGMDRFLDISQIDKYAKSGNVG; via the exons ATGGCTTCCACTTCAACTTATTCAACAATTTATTTGCAAACAAATGCTCAAAAACTATCCTTCCCCTCAAAGCCAGCAACCAAAACATCCCACACAAACCTTAGCTTTCCGTGCTCATTGCAATTCGCTACTAAATTTGTATGTGTGAAGTCTTCTAGCACTGCCTACAATGAAGTTGTGGTGGATGAAGAGATGGACAGAATCAGGAGGCTCCAGAACGGGTCTGATGTTCGCGGTGTGGCCTTGGAAGGCGAGAAGGGGCGGATTGTGGACCTAACACCAGCGGCTGTGGAGGCCATTGCGGAGAGTTTTGGTGAGTGGGTTATCGACGGCTTGGAGAAGCAGCAAGGACAACTTGTGGAGAAAGTTAGGGTGTCCCTTGGCAAGGACCCAAGGATTTCAGGACCAAATTTGAGTGTAGCTGTATTTTCGGGACTAGGTCGTGCAGGTTGTTTGGTATTCGATATGGGACTTGCAACTACACCGGCCTGCTTCATGAGTACAATTTTGCCTCCATTTTCCTACGACGCTTCCATCATG ATGACCGCATCTCACTTACCCTACACCCGAAATGGTCTCAAATTTTTCACCAAGAAAGGAGGACTAAGCTCGCCAGAAGTGGAAGACATATGCAATAGAGCAGCCCGAAAGTATGCCAATAGGCTCGCCAAAGTGTCAACATTGCTCAATGTCCCTCCATCAAGAGTTGATTTCATGAGCTCGTATGCAAAGCACCTCCGAGACATTATCAAGGAGAGAGTTAACCATCCGTTGCATTACGAAACTCCACTCCAAGGATTCCAG ATAGTAGTGAATGCAGGTAATGGATCAGGAGGATTTTTCACATGGGATGTGTTGGATAAGCTTGGGGCAGACACCTTTGGCTCTCTATACCTTAATCCAGATGGAATGTTTCCGAACCACATTCCCAACCCTGAGGACAAAACAGCTATGGCGGTAACCAGAGCTGCAGTGCTAGAAAACTCTGCTGATCTTGGGATTGTATTTGACACTGATGTGGATCGCAGCGGCGTTGTGGATAACAAGGGCAACCCCATCAATGGCGACAAGCTCATTGCTTTGATTTCTGCTATCGTATTGAGGGAACACCCTGGAACCACCATAGTGACCGATGCGCGTACAAGTATGGCGCTTACAAGATTCATCACGAATCGGGGGGGTCACCATTGCTTATATCGTGTTGGTTATCGAAATGTGATTGATAAGGGAGTGCAGCTTAACAAGGAAGGCATTGAAACTCATCTCATGATGGAAACATCTGGACACGGTGCTCTTAAAGAGAACCATTTCCTTGATGATG GAGCTTACATGGTGGTAAAGATCATCATCGAGATGGTGCGAATGAAGCTTGCAGGATCAGACGAAGGGGTTGGAAACATCATAAAAGACCTTGAAGAACCGTCAGAGTCCATAGAGCTGAGGATGAATGTAATTTCTGAGCCTAGATATGCAAAAGAAAAGGCAGTGGAGGCCATTGAAATGTTCCGAGAGTACGTTGAG GAGGGGCGGCTTGAAGGGTGGGAGTTAGATTCGTGCGGAGATTGTTGGGTGAGCGAGGGCTGTTTGGTAGACTCAAATGATGCGTCAGCTGCTGCCGTTGACGCACACATGTACAG AGCAAAAGTATCAGATGAGGAACATGGACAGCATGGTTGGGTGCACATTAGGCAGAGCATTCACAACCCGAATATTGCAGTGAACATGCAATCAACTGCGCCTGGCCGTTGCCGAACAATGACAAGAGTTCTTCTAGATAA